A single genomic interval of Bacillus oleivorans harbors:
- the nikB gene encoding nickel ABC transporter permease produces the protein MFVFIIRRLLQMIPVLLGVTFVVFLIMQMVPGDAALLVAGEGASDEQVEAIREELGLNRPLIIQYIDYVGNVIQGDLGTSIRTDRPVLDEIMVRLPITIELAFWSIVITIALGVFAGVIAATKQNSFSDVGLMIVSLIGVSLPNFWLGLMLIIYFSVELGWFPVAGWGSFAHIILPALTLGTGGAAIVARMTRSSMLEVIRQDYIRTAKAKGVRQRLIIYKHALKNALIPVITVVGLQFGALLGGTVLTESVFAINGVGRLIIDAIRMRDLPLVQGSILFVSVIFVIVNMVVDISYRMLNKRVDLN, from the coding sequence GTGTTTGTTTTTATCATCAGACGTTTATTACAAATGATACCCGTCCTCCTTGGCGTCACCTTTGTCGTATTTTTAATTATGCAAATGGTGCCTGGTGATGCGGCTTTGCTTGTTGCAGGGGAAGGTGCATCAGATGAACAAGTCGAGGCTATCCGCGAAGAACTTGGTTTAAATAGACCTTTGATTATTCAATATATTGACTATGTTGGCAATGTAATTCAAGGAGACTTAGGAACTTCCATTCGTACAGACCGCCCGGTTTTAGATGAGATTATGGTCCGACTCCCGATTACGATTGAACTTGCCTTTTGGAGTATAGTTATCACAATCGCATTAGGTGTTTTTGCAGGAGTGATTGCAGCAACAAAACAAAATAGTTTTTCTGATGTAGGGCTCATGATTGTTTCCCTTATTGGGGTATCCCTGCCAAACTTTTGGTTAGGTCTGATGTTAATTATTTACTTTTCAGTCGAGCTTGGCTGGTTCCCCGTCGCAGGATGGGGATCTTTCGCACATATCATATTACCTGCCTTAACTCTTGGAACCGGCGGAGCAGCAATTGTCGCCAGAATGACCCGTTCCAGTATGCTTGAAGTCATTCGTCAAGACTATATCCGAACAGCTAAAGCAAAAGGAGTTCGGCAACGTCTGATCATTTATAAACACGCTTTAAAGAATGCCTTGATTCCAGTCATTACAGTTGTAGGATTACAATTCGGGGCTCTCCTAGGCGGAACCGTTCTTACTGAATCCGTGTTTGCCATAAATGGAGTTGGACGTTTAATCATTGATGCCATCCGAATGAGAGACCTGCCACTTGTACAAGGTTCGATTTTATTCGTATCGGTTATATTTGTCATCGTCAATATGGTCGTTGATATTTCTTATCGTATGTTAAATAAACGCGTTGATTTGAACTAA
- a CDS encoding ABC transporter ATP-binding protein, with amino-acid sequence MNLNEKETILEVRDLQTHFFSKKAVIKAVDGVDFEVAKGETLGIVGESGCGKSITSLSIMSLIPQPPGKIVGGEIHFKGQNLLEITEEQMRKIRGNKISMIFQEPMTSLNPVFSVGEQIAEVFRTHQKIGKKAAWDKAIEMLKLVGIPSPEKRASQEPHELSGGMRQRVMIAMALACNPELLIADEPTTALDVTIQAQILELLKKLQKELGTAVIMITHDIGVVAETCDKVAVMYAGKIVEYTDVDTLFDNPKHPYTVGLLKSIPRSDRDVEELEAIPGSVPSPHDLPTGCSFSPRCPFATDLCKREQPELIENNCGDKIRCWMYTDRWAHATTEEVASDVRD; translated from the coding sequence ATGAACCTAAATGAAAAAGAAACGATTCTTGAAGTCAGAGATTTACAAACCCACTTCTTCTCGAAAAAAGCAGTGATTAAAGCTGTAGACGGTGTCGATTTCGAAGTGGCCAAAGGTGAAACACTGGGCATTGTTGGAGAATCAGGCTGTGGGAAAAGTATTACCTCCCTCTCCATCATGAGTTTGATTCCGCAGCCGCCTGGAAAAATTGTGGGAGGAGAAATTCATTTTAAAGGTCAAAATCTTCTCGAAATCACAGAAGAACAAATGAGGAAAATTAGAGGAAATAAGATATCGATGATATTTCAGGAACCTATGACATCTTTAAACCCTGTTTTTAGTGTCGGAGAGCAAATTGCAGAGGTATTCCGCACCCATCAGAAGATTGGAAAAAAAGCGGCTTGGGACAAGGCCATAGAAATGTTGAAACTAGTTGGTATTCCTTCCCCTGAAAAACGGGCAAGCCAAGAGCCTCATGAACTAAGCGGCGGAATGAGGCAACGCGTCATGATTGCAATGGCACTCGCTTGTAATCCAGAGCTTTTAATTGCAGATGAGCCAACAACAGCCTTAGATGTTACAATTCAAGCCCAAATTTTAGAGCTTTTAAAAAAGCTTCAAAAAGAGCTGGGAACAGCTGTTATTATGATTACCCACGATATTGGAGTTGTCGCTGAAACTTGTGATAAAGTAGCGGTGATGTATGCAGGAAAAATTGTAGAATATACCGATGTTGATACCTTATTTGATAACCCAAAGCACCCTTATACGGTTGGACTATTAAAAAGTATTCCGCGCTCTGACCGTGATGTAGAAGAACTAGAGGCAATTCCCGGAAGTGTACCGAGTCCACACGACTTGCCAACTGGCTGCAGCTTCTCGCCAAGATGTCCGTTTGCAACAGACTTATGTAAAAGAGAGCAGCCGGAACTGATTGAAAATAATTGTGGTGACAAGATTCGCTGCTGGATGTATACGGATCGTTGGGCACATGCAACAACTGAGGAGGTAGCCAGTGATGTCCGTGATTAA